A window of the Streptomyces sp. JB150 genome harbors these coding sequences:
- a CDS encoding LLM class flavin-dependent oxidoreductase, with translation MTGRRQLHLNLFVYPGGHHEAAWRHPGTDPERLLDIGFYQELARAAEDATFDAVFLADGPSLADDVRYASRFRLEPFTWLAAIAAATERIGLVATASTTYTEPYNLARLFASLDHLSRGRAGWNIVTTGAPQAAANFGLDAHPTHAERYDRADEFVDVVTRLWDSWEDEALVADQKTGLFADTDRIHPIDHQGRHFRVRGPLNTPRSPQGRPVYVQAGSSRDGRAFAARHAEAVFTAHQTLASGQEFYADIKSRAAALGRDPDLVLVLPGISPYIASTEAEAHALRREFDELVQPAYSLDLLHRLLGVRLTADRLDEPFPRQLVEPGGERGNGSRFRLVLDIVDRERPTVRELLHRLAGARGHQVVAGTPEQIADHIQEWFEHGAADGFNIMPPWLPGGFGLFADHVVPILRARGLFRTAYRGTTLRDHYGLPRPAAVSVTPLTPAISPKDPA, from the coding sequence ATGACCGGGCGACGCCAACTGCACCTGAACCTCTTCGTCTACCCGGGCGGCCACCACGAGGCGGCCTGGCGCCACCCCGGCACCGATCCGGAACGGCTGCTGGACATCGGCTTCTACCAGGAACTGGCCCGCGCCGCCGAGGACGCCACGTTCGACGCCGTGTTCCTCGCCGACGGGCCGTCCCTCGCCGACGACGTCCGGTACGCCAGCCGCTTCCGGCTGGAACCGTTCACCTGGCTGGCCGCCATCGCCGCGGCCACCGAGCGGATCGGGCTGGTCGCCACCGCGTCCACCACCTACACCGAGCCGTACAACCTGGCCCGGCTCTTCGCGTCCCTGGACCATCTGAGCCGGGGCCGGGCCGGCTGGAACATCGTCACCACCGGTGCCCCGCAGGCCGCCGCGAACTTCGGCCTCGACGCCCACCCCACGCACGCCGAACGCTACGACCGCGCCGACGAGTTCGTGGACGTCGTCACCAGGCTCTGGGACAGCTGGGAGGACGAGGCACTGGTCGCCGACCAGAAGACCGGCCTGTTCGCCGACACCGACCGCATCCACCCCATCGACCACCAGGGCCGTCACTTCCGGGTGCGTGGCCCCCTCAACACACCGCGCAGCCCCCAGGGCCGCCCCGTCTACGTCCAGGCCGGCTCCTCACGGGACGGCCGCGCGTTCGCCGCCCGCCACGCCGAGGCCGTCTTCACCGCCCACCAGACGCTGGCGAGCGGACAGGAGTTCTACGCCGACATCAAGAGCCGGGCGGCGGCACTCGGCCGGGACCCGGACCTGGTGCTCGTCCTGCCCGGCATCAGCCCGTACATCGCCTCCACCGAGGCGGAGGCGCACGCGCTGCGCCGGGAGTTCGACGAACTCGTCCAGCCCGCCTACTCGCTGGACCTGCTGCACCGGCTGCTCGGCGTCCGGCTCACCGCCGACCGGCTCGACGAGCCCTTCCCGCGCCAACTCGTCGAACCCGGCGGCGAACGCGGCAACGGCAGCCGCTTCCGGCTGGTCCTCGACATCGTCGACCGCGAACGGCCCACCGTCCGCGAGCTGCTGCACCGCCTCGCCGGGGCCCGCGGCCACCAGGTCGTCGCGGGCACCCCGGAGCAGATCGCCGACCACATCCAGGAGTGGTTCGAGCACGGCGCGGCCGACGGTTTCAACATCATGCCGCCCTGGCTGCCCGGCGGCTTCGGTCTCTTCGCCGACCACGTCGTGCCGATCCTCCGCGCCCGCGGCCTGTTCCGCACCGCCTACCGGGGCACCACCCTGCGCGACCACTACGGACTCCCGCGCCCCGCCGCCGTATCCGTGACACCCCTGACACCCGCGATCTCACCGAAGGACCCCGCATGA
- a CDS encoding ABC transporter ATP-binding protein, translating to MATHPRQLTGAEPRDGERAAVRIEQLVRSFGQRRVLDGLDLTIAPGEFVALLGRSGSGKSTLLRALAGLDRDVRGSGTLVAPDHLSVVFQDARLLPWKRVLDNVVLGLTGPDAEQRGRDALTEVGLRGRERAWPVELSGGEQQRVSLARSLVREPRLLLADEPFGALDALTRIRMHALLRRLCARHRPAVLLVTHDVDEAIVLADRVVVLDEGRIAADLPVELPAPRRPDGPEYAALRERLLVRLGVDPLEEVTPV from the coding sequence ATGGCGACGCACCCTCGGCAGCTGACCGGCGCGGAACCCCGCGACGGCGAGCGGGCCGCCGTCCGGATCGAGCAGCTGGTGCGCTCCTTCGGGCAGCGCCGAGTCCTCGACGGACTCGACCTCACCATCGCACCCGGCGAGTTCGTGGCCCTGCTCGGCCGCAGCGGCTCCGGCAAGAGTACCCTGCTGCGGGCGCTCGCCGGGCTCGACCGGGACGTACGGGGCAGCGGCACCCTCGTCGCCCCCGACCACCTCTCCGTCGTCTTCCAGGACGCCCGGCTGCTGCCCTGGAAACGCGTGCTGGACAACGTCGTCCTCGGCCTGACCGGGCCGGACGCCGAACAGCGCGGCCGGGACGCCCTCACCGAGGTCGGTCTGCGCGGACGCGAACGCGCCTGGCCCGTGGAACTCTCCGGCGGCGAGCAGCAGCGCGTCTCGCTCGCCCGTTCCCTGGTCCGTGAACCGCGCCTGCTGCTCGCCGACGAACCCTTCGGCGCGCTGGACGCCCTCACCCGGATCAGGATGCACGCCCTGCTGCGCCGGCTGTGCGCCCGGCACCGGCCCGCCGTGCTGCTCGTCACCCACGACGTCGACGAGGCGATCGTCCTCGCCGACCGCGTGGTGGTGCTGGACGAGGGCCGGATCGCCGCCGACCTGCCGGTGGAGCTGCCCGCCCCGCGCCGCCCCGACGGCCCCGAGTACGCCGCGCTGCGCGAGCGCCTGCTCGTCCGGCTGGGCGTGGACCCGCTGGAGGAGGTGACCCCCGTATGA
- a CDS encoding ABC transporter permease, with protein MPSSTGSPPATSSSTATPPPDSSPSPSSSAGPRRRPRPRLAPGRPVPYGWALGPLLLFALWAGGSAAGLLDPRSLPSPWTVAATTGDLLADGRLQDHLATSAQRALLGLLFGVAGGLLLALVAGLSRIGEAVIDGPVQIKRAIPSLALIPLLVLWFGIGETMKVVTIALGVFVPVYIHTHNGLRAIDHRYVELAETVRLGRLAFVRHVVLPGALPGFLLGMRFAVTAAWLALVVVEQVNATSGIGYMMELARTYGQTDVILVGLVVYGLFGLFSDALVRLVERGTLSWRRTLGS; from the coding sequence GTGCCCTCGTCCACGGGCTCCCCACCTGCGACCTCATCGTCGACGGCCACCCCACCCCCAGACTCCTCGCCCTCACCCTCCTCCTCCGCCGGACCCCGCCGCCGCCCCCGCCCGCGGCTCGCCCCCGGACGTCCCGTGCCGTACGGGTGGGCGCTCGGCCCGCTGCTGCTGTTCGCCCTCTGGGCGGGCGGCTCCGCGGCCGGGCTGCTCGATCCGCGCAGTCTGCCCTCGCCGTGGACCGTCGCCGCCACCACCGGTGACCTCCTCGCCGACGGACGGCTCCAGGACCACCTCGCCACCTCCGCCCAGCGGGCCCTCCTGGGACTGCTGTTCGGCGTCGCGGGCGGGCTGCTGCTCGCGCTCGTCGCCGGGCTCAGCCGGATCGGCGAGGCGGTCATCGACGGCCCGGTGCAGATCAAGCGGGCCATCCCCTCGCTGGCGCTGATCCCGCTGCTCGTCCTGTGGTTCGGCATCGGCGAGACCATGAAGGTCGTCACCATCGCCCTCGGCGTGTTCGTCCCCGTCTACATCCACACCCACAACGGGCTGCGCGCCATCGACCACCGCTACGTCGAACTCGCCGAGACCGTCCGGCTCGGCCGGCTCGCGTTCGTCCGGCACGTCGTCCTGCCCGGTGCGCTGCCCGGCTTCCTGCTCGGGATGCGCTTCGCGGTGACCGCCGCGTGGCTCGCGCTGGTCGTCGTGGAACAGGTCAACGCCACCAGCGGCATCGGCTACATGATGGAGCTCGCGCGGACCTACGGGCAGACCGACGTCATCCTCGTCGGCCTCGTCGTGTACGGCCTGTTCGGGCTCTTCTCCGACGCCCTGGTGCGGCTCGTGGAGAGGGGGACGCTGTCATGGCGACGCACCCTCGGCAGCTGA